The Streptomyces sp. NBC_00306 sequence GACGACGGCGCGGCAGAGGTGGCTGACGGTCCGCAGGACCGGATCCCGCCCGGCTACTGAGCCGAGCATCTGCAAAGGTCGGCATCGAACGGCTCGGCCTTCGCCACCGCCACCGCCACCCGGGGTACGACGGTGGGTGTTGGCGGCACGATCGCCGTGCACTGGGGCACCTGGTGCCGCCGTTGAGGTCGTAGGGTCGCGGCATGCGCATCGTCTCCCTGCTGCCTGCCGCGACCGACATCGTGGCCGAGCTCGGTCTGTCCGAGCAGCTCGTCGGCCGCACCCACGAATGCGACTGGCCGCCGCGGGACGTTGCGTCCGTCCCCGTGGTCACGGGCGCCGACCTGGACCAGGACCGGCTCACCAGCCGGGAGATCTCCGACGCCGTCGGCGGATCGGCGCACTCCGGATCCTCGCTCTACACCCTGGACACCGGGGCACTCGCAGCCTTGCGCCCCGACTTCGTCCTCACCCAGGACCTGTGCGACGTGTGCGCCGTCTCCTACGAGAAGGTCAGCCGGAGCGTACGCCTTCTCAACGCCGACACCCGGGTCTTGAGCCTGGAGCCCCGCACGCTGGACGACGTGCTGGCCTGTCTGGTCACGGTCGGAACACTGCTCGGCGTACGGGAACGCGCCGAGCAGCGCCGGGCCGACCTGGCCGCCCGCCTCGACAGGGTCGGCGCTGCGGTCGCGGGCCGTGCCCGTCCCCGGGTGATGGCGATCGAATGGCTGGACCCGCTGTGGCCCGCCGGGCACTGGGTGCCCGAGCAGATCACGGCAGCCGGCGGCGAGCCGCTCCTCGCCGCGCCCGGCGAGCACACGAAGCCGGTGTCGTGGGACGCTGTATGCGTCGCACGTCCGGATGTGCTGCTCGTCCTGCCGTGCGGCTTTCCGCCGGAACGGACGCTGCGGGAGCGGGAGTTGCTCACCAGGCTGCCCGGGTGGGAGGACCTGCCCGCGGTGCGCGCCGACCAGGTATGGGTCTTGGACGGCCCGTCCTACTTCAACCGCCCGGGGCCCCGAGTGGTCCGGGGAGCGGAGGTTCTGGCTCACGTCCTGCACGCCGTACGGGTCGGAGCGCCGGTCACGCCGGCCGAGGCACGCCGTCTGTGAGCGGACCGGTCAGAACGCCGTCTTCGCTCGCGACCGGCTCCGGCAGCGCGGCCAGGGCTTCCTCGATCCCCACCTGGTCCGCCTCCCGATGGAGATCGGGCTCCACCAGCAGGCCGGTCAGTGAGAACGTCCAGTGATGTCACGGGGAAACAGAGGGCCATGTTGCACAGGAGTTGCGCTCGTGCGTGAAGACGCCGGCGTCTGCTCAGCTTCACGCACGGCCTTCAGCCGTCGCTTCCGGCACCGCGGTCAGGTGCGCTCATGTCCCCCGTCGCGGGCGTGCCGTCGGCGAGTCCGTATCGCAGGTACACGGTGCCCTTCGGGCCGGCTACCGGGGGCGCGAGGAGCGTGACGTTGGAAGGCACCGCGCCATCGTCGAACACCTTCTTCCCGACGCCGAGCACGATCGGATGCAGCCAGAGGTCAAGACGGTCGAAGAGCTTCTCGCGCAGGAGGGTCTGCACGAGGTTCAGGCTCCCGACGACCTTCACATGCTCGTGCCGGTCTCGGATCTCGCGCACCGCGCGGGCGAGGTCCGGGCCGAGCTGCGTGGACCCGGCCCACGAGAGGTCGGGCCTGCCGCGAGAGGCCACGTACTTCGGGACACGGTTGAAGAGTGTGGCGATCTCGTTGTCCTCTCCATCCTCCTGGTGAGGCCAGTAGGCGGCGAAGATGTCGTACGTCCGCCGACCGAGCAGAAGGGCGTCCGTACCCTCGTACGCGGCACTGACCTGCGCGCCTGAGACCTCGTCCAGCAAGGGCGCCTGCCAGCCACCGAACGGGAACCCCACCGGGTCCTCGTCCGGGCCGCCGGGCGCCTGCCCGACAAGGTCGAGGGTCGCGAACATCTCGATGTCGATGAGGCCCATGGCTTGCTCCCGATGAGTTGGTTGTCTCCCTCAAGAGATAGACCGGCGGACGCCCGCAGACTCATCGCCACGACCTAACCGCTTTCGGCCGGCTGAGGGAAAATGGCCATGCCGACGCACCCATCGCCCCTCACCGGGCCCCCTCGGAGGCGATACCCCCAACCGGTAGCCCCGTGGCCGGCACTCGGTAGCACCACACGGCCTCTCAGTAACGGGCTGTTTCAGCTGGGCCGAGCCCGTCGATGCCGGGTGGATCCATTGATGCGTTACGGCGTCGGCAGGCGTGGCGCTCGACGTCGTTCGCTTGAGACGCGGTTGCCTTTTGAGGGGTGGTCACGCCCTTGGCAACAGTCATGAACACGCCACATTCCACGTCTGCGTGAGAGCGATCGTCACAGTGAATTCGCGATCCGGGCTGCTGGGCTGCTTCCGTGGACCGTCTCCGATCTTGCTCCGGGAACGGGGCGGTTGTGAGAATCCGATCATCGCGAGCTCAGGAGCTTGAGTCTCCAGCAGGGGGAGACCTGAAGGTGGGGACATGAATGGTCATACGCTCTACTCCATCGGCGAGTTGGCGCGACGGACTGGTACCACGGTAAAGACTGTCCGGTTCTACTCCGACTGCGGACTCGTACCCCCCGCTGACCGCAGCCCGGTCGGCTATCGCCTCTACGACAACGGTGCCGTCGCCCGCCTGGATTTTGTGCGAACCCTGCGCGACCTGGGCCTGGACCTGGCGGTCATCCGGAAGGTCCTGGACCGGGAACTCGCCCTGTCGGAGGTTGCCGAGGCGCATGCCGACGCGTTGGACGTGCAGATCCGAATCCTGCGGCTGCGGCGTGCAGTGCTGACCGCCATGGCGAGGCGCGGGGCGACCCCTGAGGAGGCGACTCTGATGCACCACCTGGCCCAGCTCTCCGAAGTCGAGCGCCAACGGCTGGTCGGTGACTTCCTCGACGCTGCCTTCAGCGGTGTGGGTACTGGCTCCGTGCTTGCGGGGATCATGCGCTCAATGACACCGGAACTGCCGGACAACCCCGATACGGAGCAGGTTCAGGCGTGGGTGGAACTGGCGGAGCTGTCCCAGGACCCGGACTTTCGCGCCCTTCTGCGGCACATGGCCGAGGAAGAGTTGGCTGGGCACATCCACGGGGCTACCCCCGCGCTGCACAGCGACTTGACTGCGATCGTCCGTGACCAGATCGCGCCGGCGCTGGCAGCGGGTATCGAACCGGCCTCGCTGCAGGCCGATCCGATCGTCGCGGTCCTCATGACCCGCTGCGCACATCTCCTCGACTACGGTGACGACGCCGGGGCGCGGTGCCGGCTCCTGGTCCGGCTGGAACGCGTGAACGACCCACGCAGAGAGCGGTACTTGTCGTTGCTTGCGGTGATCAACGGCTGGCCGGAGCCGGAGAGCCTGCGGCCGGTGCTCGATTGGGCCGTCCATGCTCTGCGGGCTCGGATACACGGATGATGGAGCCGCCGCGGAGCGACACAGACCAGCCAGCGCCGAGTTCAGGGCGAACCCATGGTGCGTATGGTCCGGCCGGAACGCTCTCGTCGTACTCAAGGCTCCGTGCAGGGTGCAGGGTGCAGGCGAGGTAGCGGCGTGTTTCATGCCCGGGCCGCCGCGAACGCGTTCGGTGTCATCGCGGGGATGCCGACGGCTCGGTTCACGTAGCCTCGCGCCCTATGAAGCTCATAGGAACGGTGTCGGGCCGCTCGTGGCTCGGTCACGTACTGGCGTCTCCCGTGCTCAGAAGGTGGTCCTCAACCGCATCCAGGATCTGTTGCGGGCGCGCCGGTACGAGGAAGCCGAGGCCGAGGCTCGTGCGGCCGAGGCGCGGCGAGGCCGCAAGAGCCTCATGTGGGTATGGCTCACCAAGTCCATGGCCCTGGCAGCAGGCATCGCTCACGGTCGCGGGGCGGAATTGGAGGCCGAGCTCGACGCGTTGATCGCGGAGCTGGACCAGGCAGAGGGGGCCGACAGAAGTCTGCTGCTGGCGGTCCGCACAATCCGTGCGGCGCTACTCGTCGACCAGGGGCAGTATCCGCAGGCAGAGGCCGAGGCGCGGCACATCCTGCGCGGGGCGACCCGTCTCGCGCACCTCACCGAGGTATGGGACGTCGAGTTGTCGGCTTTGGACAGCCTGGCAGATGCGTTGTGTGGGCAGGGCCGCTACGAAGAGGCAGAGGCCATAGCCCGCGGCAACATGTCCCGGGCGGAGGGACACCGTGCGGCGGGGTTTCAGTGTGCCTTGGTGCGCAGCTTGAACGGACAGGGCCGCTTTGAGGAGGCTCTGGCCGAGACCCGTCTGATGA is a genomic window containing:
- a CDS encoding tetratricopeptide repeat protein, giving the protein MVLNRIQDLLRARRYEEAEAEARAAEARRGRKSLMWVWLTKSMALAAGIAHGRGAELEAELDALIAELDQAEGADRSLLLAVRTIRAALLVDQGQYPQAEAEARHILRGATRLAHLTEVWDVELSALDSLADALCGQGRYEEAEAIARGNMSRAEGHRAAGFQCALVRSLNGQGRFEEALAETRLMTQDGPRAGCGMQDMVTATTLHGLGRRTEAEAAARQALSACEQFLHPKHPRIGEARTLLARVTAEDPRL
- a CDS encoding MerR family transcriptional regulator, with product MNGHTLYSIGELARRTGTTVKTVRFYSDCGLVPPADRSPVGYRLYDNGAVARLDFVRTLRDLGLDLAVIRKVLDRELALSEVAEAHADALDVQIRILRLRRAVLTAMARRGATPEEATLMHHLAQLSEVERQRLVGDFLDAAFSGVGTGSVLAGIMRSMTPELPDNPDTEQVQAWVELAELSQDPDFRALLRHMAEEELAGHIHGATPALHSDLTAIVRDQIAPALAAGIEPASLQADPIVAVLMTRCAHLLDYGDDAGARCRLLVRLERVNDPRRERYLSLLAVINGWPEPESLRPVLDWAVHALRARIHG
- a CDS encoding cobalamin-binding protein, producing the protein MRIVSLLPAATDIVAELGLSEQLVGRTHECDWPPRDVASVPVVTGADLDQDRLTSREISDAVGGSAHSGSSLYTLDTGALAALRPDFVLTQDLCDVCAVSYEKVSRSVRLLNADTRVLSLEPRTLDDVLACLVTVGTLLGVRERAEQRRADLAARLDRVGAAVAGRARPRVMAIEWLDPLWPAGHWVPEQITAAGGEPLLAAPGEHTKPVSWDAVCVARPDVLLVLPCGFPPERTLRERELLTRLPGWEDLPAVRADQVWVLDGPSYFNRPGPRVVRGAEVLAHVLHAVRVGAPVTPAEARRL
- a CDS encoding dihydrofolate reductase family protein translates to MGLIDIEMFATLDLVGQAPGGPDEDPVGFPFGGWQAPLLDEVSGAQVSAAYEGTDALLLGRRTYDIFAAYWPHQEDGEDNEIATLFNRVPKYVASRGRPDLSWAGSTQLGPDLARAVREIRDRHEHVKVVGSLNLVQTLLREKLFDRLDLWLHPIVLGVGKKVFDDGAVPSNVTLLAPPVAGPKGTVYLRYGLADGTPATGDMSAPDRGAGSDG